A region from the Pochonia chlamydosporia 170 chromosome Unknown PCv3seq00013, whole genome shotgun sequence genome encodes:
- a CDS encoding viral A-type inclusion protein repeat protein (similar to Coccidioides immitis RS XP_001241726.1) produces the protein MFQRIRGAIDRTIAEEQARQKAVDSATPSRSGSTSSRRSDANPAGRRPRAKKPSADITDTGAPNPDPAVFEAAFVIDDSDDPSRAGTPGPPPPPEKDDVDSNGQPTPKGESLEKSQTNGTNTNNEKGAEKEDGTAASSTASAADLSPEIKQRLRKLEKLESTYPELLRSYRVAHKRATAIEPFEKALRENTPLTSISDPDSLVEYLNQLNLRGDMVMEELKKVSADKDELKKKHAEAEEKLQKAQEELEALKAGKSGESATESAAERKSMDPAVRASTDTAPEKVKSPVASVIGMFSPKQKAQDASKGQSESEDFFSYDDEIPQLQAEVASKTEEIQQFKNQVEDLKKELSVAKENSAGLAENLEKATKELSESREASKPQDSLQTQLHEQNEKIKSLTEQLDTAQSQLKKLEQQAEKDNKEHASKVRDVESSLAKSDKRASELDAELTKANSAKTVSKKLIDDLNTQIATLKKEKTDSLAKIEELTTKLDAAPTAPLQPVATEPTAPPAPATGGSKKKNNKKKKGKGGAATTTSAAPAAAPATQDEEEDSKESDKLEASAGVALQAEIAKLKTEVEEKDQQIEKLSKKRKTEEDLREEIENLQENLLSIGQDHVEAKEKIKELEQEKTKLKEQIAELEGQIGSSKSNEAASSELQGDLDALRKEYDDLKDRSTTLQSDLGAAQQLAQTRFKDLTDLREVLQKAQPELKSLRQESAELKLTKEELAAKVKDLKAAEKKESDLKRDVNKAQQLAADREKEIKNLQEKLKSESTNKQKAEDGKRTAERDLRRAEAEKIELSAKAEKTERELQKAQDELNKLRPRVKELEEQMHKLRRERAAAQEEADFKSQQYTNAQGLLSSMRDQTTELSVQLKESKSQAESLDEELVEVQRLLQERTREGETMRRLLADVDERADSKVREMRGRMEAAIEERERIEDESSTLARRKTRETEELKGKIRELEREVKSLTNERDDLEERQREWKRRRDELEAIESKASAETEEMRTTVSQLRTALDTSETQLRDGEKQRADLRKMLDDSRQRYEKLAKDLKTAQSKLVASSSRSSMDSTRSGGANGGGGGPGDTMYLKTILLQFLEQKDGRLRAQLVPVLGKLLKFDKSDEQKWLKAVQHIEVK, from the exons AGAATCAGAGGCGCCATCGACCGCACCATTGCCGAGGAGCAAGCCCGGCAAAAGGCCGTCGACAGCGCAACTCCCTCCAGGTCTGGATCGACATCGTCTCGCCGAAGTGATGCCAATCCTGCTGGACGCCGGCCCCGGGCGAAGAAACCGTCTGCTGATATAACCGATACGGGGGCTCCGAACCCTGACCCGGCCGTCTTTGAGGCCGCCTTTGTCATTGACGATAGCGATGATCCGAGTCGCGCCGGGACGCCAGGCCCTCCTCCACCCCCCGAGAAGGACGATGTCGATAGCAATGGGCAACCTACGCCAAAGGGCGAATCCCTGGAAAAGTCTCAGACCAACGGCACCAATACGAACAATGAAAAAGGCGCCGAGAAGGAGGATGGGACGGCTGCTTCATCTACGGCGTCCGCTGCTGATTTGAGTCCAGAGATTAAGCAACGATTGAGGAAGCTGGAGAAACTTGAGTCAACTTATCCAG AACTTCTCCGATCATACAGAGTGGCCCATAAGCGTGCAACTGCCATCGAACCCTTTGAGAAAGCCCTCCGCGAGAACACACCTCTGACCTCCATCAGCGATCCAGACTCACTGGTCGAATATCTCAACCAATTGAACTTGCGCGGAGACATGGTAATGGAGGAGCTTAAAAAGGTCTCGGCCGACAAGGACGAACTCAAGAAAAAGCACGCCGAGGCCGAAGAAAAGCTTCAAAAGGCCCAGGAGGAGTTGGAAGCGCTCAAGGCTGGAAAGTCTGGCGAATCTGCGACCGAATCTGCTGCTGAACGCAAATCCATGGATCCAGCGGTACGAGCCAGCACTGATACCGCCCCCGAGAAAGTCAAGTCACCCGTCGCGTCCGTCATTGGCATGTTCTCTCCCAAGCAAAAGGCTCAGGATGCGTCCAAGGGTCAATCAGAGAGTGAAGACTTCTTCTCATACGACGATGAGATTCCCCAGCTGCAGGCGGAAGTCGCCtccaagacggaggagatCCAGCAGTTCAAGAACCAGGTAGAGGACTTGAAGAAGGAGCTCTCCGTAGCCAAGGAGAACAGTGCTGGCCTGGCAGAGAACCTGGAAAAGGCCACCAAGGAATTAAGCGAGTCCCGTGAAGCTTCCAAACCGCAAGATTCTTTACAAACACAGCTTCATGAACAAAACGAGAAGATCAAGTCCCTAACTGAACAGTTGGATACCGCACAGTCacagttgaagaagctggagcagcAGGCAGAAAAGGACAACAAGGAGCATGCGTCAAAGGTCAGGGACGTCGAATCGTCTCTGGCCAAATCAGACAAGAGGGCCAGCGAACTTGATGCCGAGCTTACCAAGGCGAACAGTGCAAAGACTGTGTCTAAAAAACTGATTGACGACCTCAATACCCAAATTGCCACCctcaagaaggagaagacTGATAGtctggccaagattgaggaGCTCACTACGAAGCTGGATGCTGCGCCAACTGCACCGTTGCAACCGGTGGCTACCGAACCAACAGCTCCCCCAGCGCCTGCAACTGGAGGTtctaagaagaagaataacaagaagaagaagggcaagggcgGTGCCGCTACCACCACGTCTGCTGCCCCTGCTGCTGCCCCTGCAACgcaagacgaggaagaagacagCAAAGAAAGCGACAAGCTGGAGGCTTCAGCTGGTGTCGCCCTCCAGGCCGAGATTGCTAAGCTCAAGACGGaggtggaagaaaaggacCAGCAGATTGAAAAGCTCTccaagaagcgcaagacTGAGGAGGACTTGCGAGAGGAGATTGAGAACCTTCAAGAAAATCTGCTCAGCATCGGGCAAGACCAcgtcgaagccaaggagaagatcaaggagctggagcaagAAAAGACGAAGCTGAAGGAACAAATTGCCGAGCTTGAGGGTCAGATTGGATCGTCAAAGTCCAACGAGGCCGCGAGTTCGGAACTCCAAGGGGACCTAGATGCTTTGCGAAAGGAGTATGACGATCTCAAGGACAGGTCGACGACGCTGCAGTCTGATTTGGGCGCCGCCCAACAGCTTGCGCAGACCAGGTTCAAGGACTTGACGGACCTGAGGGAAGTGCTGCAAAAAGCGCAACCAGAGCTCAAGAGCTTGAGACAAGAGTCTGCAGAGCTAAAGTTAACCAAGGAAGAACTtgccgccaaggtcaaggaccTCAAGGctgcggagaagaaggagtcAGACTTGAAGCGCGACGTCAACAAAGCCCaacagctggcagctgaCCGCGAGAAGGAGATTAAGAATCTACAGGAGAAGCTCAAGTCGGAAAGcaccaacaagcaaaagGCCGAAGATGGAAAGCGAACGGCAGAAAGGGACCTACGGCGAGCCGAAGCTGAGAAGATTGAGCTAAGCGCAAAGGCAGAAAAGACGGAGCGGGAATTGCAAAAGGCACAAGACGAGCTCAACAAGCTGCGGCCACGGGTCAAGGAGTTGGAAGAACAAATGCACAAGCTTCGAAGAGAGAGGGCAGCTGCACAAGAGGAGGCAGACTTCAAGTCGCAGCAATACACCAACGCACAAGGTTTGCTGTCCAGCATGCGGGATCAAACAACAGAGTTGTCGGTGCAGCTCAAGGAATCCAAATCACAGGCAGAGTCACTAGACGAGGAACTCGTAGAGGTACAGCGGCTGCTGCAAGAGCGTACCAGAGAAGGAGAGACGATGCGACGTCTCTTGGCAGATGTGGACGAGCGAGCAGATAGCAAGGTGCGAGAGATGCGTGGGCGAATGGAAGCCGCGATTGAAGAACGCGAACGCATTGAAGACGAGTCAAGCACGCTGGCGAGGCGGAAAACTCGGGAAACGGAGGagctcaagggcaagatTCGCGAACTGGAGCGGGAAGTCAAGTCGCTGACCAACGAACGGGACGACCTCGAAGAGCGACAACGCGAATGGAAGCGCCGGCGTGACGAGCTTGAAGCCATTGAGTCCAAGGCATCTGCTGAGACAGAGGAAATGCGCACAACGGTGTCGCAGCTCCGTACAGCTCTGGATACCTCTGAAACACAGCTTCGTGATGGGGAGAAGCAACGGGCTGATCTACGCAAGATGCTAGATGATTCGCGGCAGCGATAcgagaagttggccaagGATTTGAAGACGGCACAATCCAAGTTGGTTGCCAGCTCGAGCCGCAGCTCGATGGATTCAACGAGGAGTGGAGGCGCAaatggcggtggtggagggccGGGCGACACTATGTACCTCAAGACGATATTACTACAGTTTCTGGAGCAGAAGGATGGGAGGTTACGGGCACAGTTGGTTCCTGTGCTggggaagttgttgaagtttgaCAA GAGCGATGAACAGAAGTGGTTAAAGGCCGTGCAGCATATAGAAGTAAAGTAG
- a CDS encoding SWIRM domain-containing protein (similar to Metarhizium acridum CQMa 102 XP_007814591.1): protein MADKPTPSQQQPSTTFDKDKPTTTQSSSIPLSTFASSSSSSYSSIFSPFHRQFTNSSMASHSPSADKERTSMAPPPPPMEPKKLNITSLMSPPDAVLDSFHHGNSTLNKSGGANGKQSSSHQPLPMSPPISPYSKPISTTSAVPATPPSQTIKDPVLYPADEHSPASPPQPPLFAPAELEHQRIVDEHVRARSQSIFGGVAPPRREDYELALTFRSQVMKHFTTNRKAWLRKERALLEADRRAGAQRYHAIMPAKPIAAKPPRSQRTDRISKPHATPRPIRTNATAVGTTPAPRPVGRTSATPEPSRRVVAPNREDKDFNSLPDYCPPLDTLPPRSNSLKVDWKGQPIDLSGDPHAGLLHPDELLLAGNLRLDCATYLTSKRRIFERRLQCLRTGKEFRKTDAQQACKIDVNKASKLWTAFDKVGWLGAHWVRRFL from the coding sequence ATGGCTGACAAACCGActcccagccagcagcagccttcCACCACTTTCGACAAAGACAAGCCTACAACAACTCAATCTTCTTCCATTCCTTTGTCTACTtttgcttcgtcttcttcttcctcttattcttcaatcttctcacCCTTTCATCGACAATTCACCAATTCTTCCATGGCATCACACTCACCATCCGCCGACAAGGAGCGCACGTCAATGgctccacctccacctccaaTGGAGCCCAAGAAGCTCAACATCACAAGCCTAATGTCACCACCCGACGCCGTGCTCGACAGTTTCCATCATGGCAATTCCACACTGAACAAGTCGGGcggtgccaatggcaaacaaTCGTCTTCGCACCAGCCGCTGCCCATGTCACCGCCAATTTCACCATACAGCAAACCCATCTCGACGACTAGCGCAGTGCCTGCTACTCCGCCAAGCCAGACCATCAAAGACCCTGTCTTGTACCCTGCCGACGAGCACTCGCCAGCCAGTCCTCCTCAGCCACCATTGTTTGCTCCCGCCGAGCTTGAACACCAGCGCATTGTTGACGAACATGTTAGAGCACGGTCGCAGAGCATTTTCGGAGGCGTCGCACCACCCAGGAGAGAAGATTACGAGCTGGCCCTCACTTTTCGATCGCAGGTGATGAAGCACTTCACTACCAACCGCAAAGCATGGCTCCGCAAAGAACGCGCCCTACTTGAGGCTGATAGACGGGCAGGTGCTCAGAGATATCATGCCATTATGCCAGCCAAACCCATTGCCGCCAAACCTCCCCGGTCCCAGCGTACTGATCGAATCTCCAAGCCTCATGCTACTCCAAGACCGATCCGCACCAACGCCACTGCAGTAGGAACCACCCCAGCACCGAGACCAGTGGGCCGCACTAGCGCAACTCCCGAACCATCTCGTCGGGTCGTTGCTCCCAATCGTGAGGATAAAGACTTCAATTCGCTACCCGACTACTGTCCTCCTTTGGACACGCTACCCCCGCGTTCCAACAGCCTCAAAGTGGATTGGAAGGGCCAGCCAATTGATCTCAGTGGCGATCCTCACGCTGGTCTACTCCATCCTGATGAGCTTCTCTTGGCAGGAAACCTGCGACTTGATTGCGCCACATACCTCACGAGTAAACGACGCATCTTTGAACGCCGCCTCCAATGCCTCCGCACAGGAAAGGAATTCCGTAAAACGGATGCTCAGCAGGCCTGCAAGATTGATGTCAACAAAGCTTCGAAGCTGTGGACTGCATTCGATAAGGTTGGCTGGCTTGGAGCACACTGGGTTCGCCGATTCCTTTAA
- a CDS encoding F-box domain-containing protein (similar to Verticillium alfalfae VaMs.102 XP_003007719.1) yields MPVKRKLVQYEEGDGDFDCNTTSSSHDVKPSHLPSSQQVLKRPRTSDIRQTRDIISALSDELLIRVLSFLDEKALLGISSVSKRFNRITADSQLWRPHYYRRFILPRAHMIPGFRTGSTRSSSKLRYSASKTIWADGGWGRRGGFVAGQSEIVNTTGPQESVDWKKQYKLRDNWARGRCAVEEVQVRDIERDTPAAEWQTLVKVVDGLAVTVDGTSGLRAWDLKTRRLIAQADLQNNKETNQPSCLAVDDLLLNTGTLDAAVGFEDGTFGIWRLYIKAGELVMLYQHARSYFGELVAIAYGQPYVLTASRLGFISLFSFELADDGTTSTQDSEQALPLEKNWPKLSAPDLKETTAQPPSAELTQPRLLTSLKSHSTRPPLALSIRRMTASVIASIAYTFDAVGGWSIGIQDLDIKPSGMAQPDIVTSRIAYTLPTQTRRSATSSPSSSPSNLQSRSPIDVLEPEEDGPIRLCYSHPYLLATLPDNTLVLHLCTSTSSTLSISPGIRLWGHTSGISDAEITPRGKAVSVSTRGDEIRVWELEGRVSGSSVEVRPRQPSDDAEQHMKGKDSGDAARAVASWYDRKNWVGFDDEMVVVLKEAGDGRESLKVYDFT; encoded by the coding sequence ATGCCGGTCAAGCGTAAACTCGTCCAGTATGAGGAGGGTGATGGTGACTTTGACTGCAACACGACTAGCAGCAGTCACGACGTGAAGCCGAGCCACCTGCCGTCGAGCCAGCAGGTTCTCAAGCGTCCCCGAACCTCTGATATACGCCAAACTCGCGATATTATATCCGCCTTGTCCGATGAGCTGCTTATCAGGGTGCTTTCCTTTCTAGACGAGAAGGCTCTGCTCGGGATATCTTCTGTGTCGAAACGCTTCAACCGCATCACGGCTGATTCGCAGCTATGGCGACCACACTATTATCGCCGATTCATTCTGCCACGCGCTCATATGATCCCCGGCTTCCGGACAGGCTCCACGCGAAGCTCCAGCAAGTTGCGCTACTCAGCCAGCAAGACAATTTGGGCGGATGGGGGATGGGGCCGCAGAGGCGGCTTCGTCGCTGGACAGAGCGAGATTGTCAATACTACTGGTCCCCAAGAATCAGTTGATTGGAAAAAGCAGTACAAGCTGCGAGACAACTGGGCCCGGGGGAGGTGTGCCGTCGAAGAAGTTCAGGTCCGCGATATCGAACGGGATACTCCCGCAGCAGAGTGGCAGACTCTAGTCAAGGTGGTGGATGGCTTGGCAGTAACCGTGGATGGCACATCCGGCCTAAGGGCGTGGGATCTCAAGACGAGACGGCTCATCGCACAGGCAGATCTACAAAACAACAAGGAGACCAACCAACCCAGTTGCTTGGCCGTCGACGACCTGCTGCTCAACACTGGTACGCTGGACGCGGCTGTTGGCTTTGAGGACGGCACCTTTGGCATCTGGAGACTGTATATCAAGGCCGGTGAACTCGTCATGCTGTATCAGCATGCAAGGAGCTATTTTGGCGAATTGGTCGCCATTGCCTATGGACAGCCATACGTCCTGACAGCTTCCCGACTTGGCTTTATTTCGCTATTTTCATTTGAGCTGGCAGACGACGGGACGACTTCGACACAAGACTCGGAACAAGCTTTGCCACTTGAAAAGAACTGGCCAAAATTATCAGCGCCTGACCTGAAAGAGACAACTGCGCAGCCGCCGTCTGCAGAACTTACCCAGCCACGTCTGCTCACGTCGCTCAAGTCTCACAGCACTCGACCACCGCTTGCCTTATCCATTCGTCGCATGACAGCCTCAGTCATTGCTTCCATCGCCTATACCTTTGATGCGGTCGGGGGATGGTCCATTGGTATTCAGGACCTAGACATCAAGCCGTCAGGAATGGCGCAGCCGGACATTGTCACATCGAGAATTGCGTACACGCTGCCAACTCAAACTCGTAGATCAGCAACGTCGTcaccctcttcatcaccCTCCAACCTGCAGTCTCGTTCCCCGATAGACGTGCTGGAGCCTGAGGAAGATGGCCCCATCAGACTGTGTTACAGCCACCCCTATCTACTTGCCACTCTGCCAGACAACACGCTTGTTCTTCATCTATGTACCTCAACTTCGTCGACGCTGTCCATTTCACCAGGCATCCGTCTTTGGGGTCACACCTCAGGCATCTCCGACGCAGAAATCACGCCGCGAGGTAAAGCAGTTAGTGTCAGCACGCGAGGCGACGAGATTCGAGTCTGGGAACTAGAGGGCCGCGTGAGTGGAAGCAGCGTCGAAGTACGGCCTAGGCAGCCAAGCGATGACGCGGAGCAGCACATGAAAGGGAAAGATTCTGGCGATGCTGCAAGGGCCGTTGCCAGCTGGTACGACAGGAAGAACTGGGTGGGTTTCGACgatgagatggtggtggtgttgaaggaggCCGGAGACGGGCGGGAGAGCTTAAAGGTTTACGATTTTACGTGA
- a CDS encoding N2,N2-dimethylguanosine tRNA methyltransferase (similar to Metarhizium acridum CQMa 102 XP_007814589.1), producing the protein MDTPDRHSLHHKDSQATLISLLQLDPSPIDSPSPSTADKKIDFSPDEIDTLEGSNGSILSGTTVTAGTTNHVGLGGSHGAIYYLTRIQKYSSYAMGIFTTLHLTNVSLIPAITRSVAGSETYLLMTREIYQTSITEPLLVALPVIAHVGSGVALRLLRRWQNMKRYGGGTPGMYALHRMRDALSGKDGVNAVRLWPSLSYISISGYAFTLFYGAHVFMNRILPLVIEGDSSNIGLAYVAHGFARHPFTSRLAYLGLLATASGHMVWGLARWLGMAPSTQGWRGKESVVVDKKTKRQRRRKWLGVHGVAVGVAALWAIGGLGVVARGGLTDGWVGNVYDGLFRSVGM; encoded by the exons ATGGACACCCCAGATAGGCACAGCCTACACCACAAAGACTCCCAAGCGACGCTCATCTCGCTCCTGCAACTCGACCCTTCGCCGATAGATTCGCCGTCCCCATCGACGGCagacaagaagattgacTTTTCTCCCGATGAAATCGATACTTTAGAAGGAAGCAATGGCTCAATACTCAGTGGTACAACTGTCACTGCAGGCACAACAAACCATGTCGGCTTGGGTGGTAGTCATGGTGCCATATACTACT TAACCCGAATTCAAAAATACTCTTCCTACGCAATGGGAATCTTCACCACTCTCCACCTCACCAACGTGTCTCTCATCCCAGCCATCACCCGCTCCGTCGCCGGCTCCGAAACCTACCTCCTCATGACGCGCGAAATCTACCAAACCTCCATCACAGAACCGCTCCTCGTCGCGCTCCCCGTCATAGCACACGTCGGATCCGGAGTAGCTCTCCGTCTACTACGAAGATGGCAAAACATGAAGCGGTACGGCGGTGGCACGCCAGGCATGTACGCGCTGCATAGGATGCGAGACGCGCTGTCTGGAAAAGACGGCGTTAATGCCGTACGTTTGTGGCCGTCGTTGAGCTATATATCCATCTCTGGGTACGCATTCACATTATTCTACGGAGCGCATGTATTCATGAATAGGATACTACCGCTGGTCATTGAAGGGGATAGCTCTAATATCGGTCTGGCTTACGTTGCGCACGGCTTTGCCAGACACCCGTTTACGTCGAGACTCGCGTATCTGGGGCTACTGGCCACAGCGAGTGGGCACATGGTATGGGGTCTGGCAAGATGGCTCGGCATGGCGCCGTCGACACAGGGCTGGCGAGGGAAGGAGAGCGTCGTCGTGGAtaagaagacgaagaggcaGCGGAGGAGGAAGTGGCTTGGCGTCCATGGAGTTGCGGTTGGAGTTGCGGCGTTGTGGGCGATTGGGGGCTTGGGAGTCGTTGCAAGGGGAGGATTGACGGATGGGTGGGTTGGCAATGTGTATGACGGGTTGTTTAGGAGTGTGGGGATGTGA
- a CDS encoding zinc finger domain-containing protein (similar to Metarhizium robertsii ARSEF 23 XP_007824664.1), which produces MPPVRNPENNPKFITNRHSQRHQTLPPAQTSSAREAQKSFYCTLCSKGYSRMNDYEAHLSSYDHSHKQRLKDMKAMVRDPNAGARARKAEAKADGMVSIKLPGQEGASAGAGAGAGFKKGGFKKSGFKSAFAPADGVEKAVQPVPSAAPPAAVPVKPVVKDSLMESDTEDEGYQVYDPRYPTD; this is translated from the coding sequence ATGCCTCCCGTAAGAAACCCCGAGAACAACCCCAAATTCATCACTAACCGCCATTCACAGCGCCACCAAACCCTTCCCCCCGCGCAGACGTCCTCCGCGCGCGAGGCCCAAAAATCATTTTACTGCACGCTCTGCTCAAAAGGCTACTCCCGGATGAACGACTACGAAGCCCACCTCTCGAGCTACGACCACTCCCACAAGCAGCGCCTCAAGGACATGAAGGCCATGGTGAGGGATCCCAACGCCGGCGCGAGGGCACGAAAAgccgaggccaaggccgACGGCATGGTGAGCATAAAGTTACCAGGCCAGGAGGGTGCTTCCGCCGGTGCAGGCGCAGGAGCAGGGTTTAAGAAGGGGGGGTTTAAAAAGAGCGGGTTTAAGAGCGCGTTTGCGCCGGCTGACGGTGTTGAGAAGGCGGTGCAGCCGGTCCCGAGTGCTgctcctcctgctgctgtgcctgtgAAGCCGGTAGTGAAGGATTCTCTTATGGAGAGTGATACCGAGGATGAGGGATACCAAGTTTACGATCCGCGATATCCGACTGATTGA
- a CDS encoding fungal specific transcription factor domain-containing protein (similar to Verticillium alfalfae VaMs.102 XP_003007720.1), giving the protein MQMPVVKRVLTCPHAVIWQEETADIVNYSYRTDSEKKIDQIESRLGNIEVLLKSIANPAAPIQFQFDPTAVGSTPQTGSSSIPTAASTGDYDSSDDESAYGGDTGLIAHTTFASEFLESAVKRTSLREVNPKMAAGLNNLSQLVEMQKRRSISHGPRFPLQKPVPPGGISKLPMPPMQAVVSLLKHAKAAPPTLFTIMCSLVGLPDFTGLCRRVYFATEEFSDATFIIVNAMLYNLFMEQNSLATDPMARDEYHAYMRQSQANLETALANTHLFLATRVENVQALLLGALYAVDVSRPSVAWHLSCMAAQLCQTGGFHRSESLKYDPPATAKLKRILFWHVYTLDKGLGLRLGRSPVIHECDIDIPRVFEFDGLGQEDSSTIPTLWIKMSYLQSRIYEQLYSPSALKSPPGELVERARALASECRKFEIEADEARNQTYDYLKAVNSSDLVDVFLRGDEVQFQVTLTLVYRVIPAPEGSVSRFCDECLATARKAMKVHQECTKKSTIGGYFRSIYIHWNLLLTPFAPFFVLFCYVIETGSLDDLRLLQEFVDSLDEARDASETIEKLYRLCQVMCDVAGLYVEAKSQQQQDQTMVPIGDEFEMYLSQLGFMPTEDQAMGNTNAAGGPQPLSGQAAQIADWFSGNRNMMGLLEEDLSHIDSYRWMQQQQQQQQVQQVQQQQVSPQAAQAQQTSPM; this is encoded by the exons ATGCAGATGCCAGTCGTCAAACGTGTTCTCACATGTCCCCATGCCGTTatttggcaagaagaaacTGCTGACATTGTAAACTACTCTTACCGCACCGACAGTGAGAAAAAGATTGATCAGATCGAAAGCCGGCTTGGCAATATTGAGGTCCTCCTCAAGAGCATTGCCAACCCGGCTGCACCAATTCAGTTTCAATTTGACCCAACGGCGGTAGGGAGCACGCCTCAGACAGGTAGTAGCAGTATTCCAACTGCTGCGTCCACCGGCGATTATGACAGCAGCGACGATGAATCAGCGTATGGCGGTGACACGGGCTTGATTGCCCATACCACATTCGCCAGCGAGTTCCTCGAGAGCGCCGTCAAGAGGACATCTCTTCGTGAGGTGAATcccaagatggctgctggtttAAACAACCTAAGTCAATTGGTTGAGATGCAAAAGCGCCGATCGATAAGTCATGGCCCACGGTTCCCGCTGCAAAAGCCCGTGCCACCGGGTGGTATATCCAAACTTCCCATGCCGCCGATGCAGGCAGTGGTCAGCCTCTTGAAACATGCTAAAG CTGCTCCGCCAACGTTGTTCACAATTATGTGCTCGCTTGTGGGCCTGCCAGACTTCACCGGTCTGTGTCGCAGAGTGTATTTTGCAACGGAAGAATTTTCTGATGCCACATTCATAATCGTGAATGCTATGCTCTATAACCTTTTCATGGAGCAAAACTCACTCGCCACCGACCCCATGGCGCGGGATGAGTATCATGCATATATGCGCCAGAGCCAGGCGAACCTTGAGACTGCTCTAGCGAATACCCATTTGTTTTTGGCAACCAGGGTCGAAAATGTGCAAGCTTTGCTGCTGGGT GCCCTATACGCTGTAGATGTGTCGCGTCCTTCCGTCGCATGGCACCTGTCATGTATGGCGGCTCAACTCTGCCAAACGGGAGGGTTTCACCGGTCAGAGTCACTCAAATATGATCCCCCGGCAACAGCAAAACTGAAGCGAATACTCTTCTGGCATGTATACACTCTCGACAAGGGCCTTGGCCTTCGACTGGGTCGATCTCCAGTCATCCACGAGTGCGACATTGACATCCCACGTGTGTTTGAGTTTGACGGTTTAGGTCAAGAAGATTCATCGACGATTCCAACGCTCTGGATCAAGATGAGCTACCTGCAAAGTCGGATATATGAACAGTTGTACAGTCCAAGCGCCTTGAAAAGTCCTCCTGGAGAGCTTGTAGAAAGAGCAAGAGCCCTAGCAAGTGAGTGCAGGAAGTTCGAGATCGAAGCCGATGAGGCTCGCAACCAAACGTACGACTACCTCAAGGCCGTAAATTCCTCGGACCTCGTTGATGTTTTCTTGCGAGGTGACGAGGTCCAGTTTCAAGTCACTCTTACGCTCGTGTATCGCGTGATTCCTGCACCGGAAGGTTCAGTGAGCCGGTTTTGCGACGAGTGCTTGGCAACGGCGCGAAAGGCCATGAAGGTTCACCAGGAGTGCACAAAGAAATCCACCATTGGTGGTTACTTCCGATCAATTTATATTCATTG GaacctcctcctcacccCATTCGCCCCattcttcgtcctctttTGCTACGTAATCGAAACAGGGTCACTAGATGACCTTCGCTTACTGCAGGAATTCGTAGACTCCCTTGACGAAGCAAGGGACGCGTCTGAGACGATCGAGAAGCTCTATCGCCTATGTCAAGTCATGTGTGACGTGGCCGGCCTTTACGTGGAAGCCAAgtcacagcagcaacaggaCCAAACCATGGTCCCGATTGGCGACGAGTTCGAAATGTacctcagccagcttggCTTCATGCCCACCGAGGACCAGGCCATGGGAAACACCAACGCCGCAGGTGGCCCACAACCTCTGAGTGGACAAGCTGCGCAAATAGCAGACTGGTTCTCAGGTAACCGAAACATGATGGGGCTCCTGGAGGAGGACTTGTCGCACATTGACTCGTATCGCTggatgcagcagcagcaacaacagcaacaggtGCAACAGgtgcaacagcaacaggTGTCGCCCCAAGCGGCGCAGGCACAACAGACCTCCCCCATGTAA